A part of Doryrhamphus excisus isolate RoL2022-K1 chromosome 8, RoL_Dexc_1.0, whole genome shotgun sequence genomic DNA contains:
- the LOC131134657 gene encoding E3 ubiquitin-protein ligase RNF186 — MARDDMAEADSAPGGGEPAAPETPSAFAYEEYECKICYNYFDLDRRAPKILECLHTFCEECLNTLHLREERPWRISCPLCRHRTPVPDYRIRNLPNNTKVTEDFPLYIDSDPLPQDALPPQPPPPHPALVALRREEASGDGRAAPSAAAASAATALSQDSVRYDSCQSCKRVALTTGCVCVIFSFLSMLVLLFMGLIFVHSHSVPPSPAGPICLSVASILAMFSVVVTWLICWLKYRPDRDAGRSSATGNSRRNA, encoded by the coding sequence ATGGCGAGAGATGACATGGCCGAGGCAGACTCGGCACCAGGCGGGGGGGAGCCCGCCGCCCCGGAGACGCCCTCGGCGTTCGCGTACGAGGAATACGAATGCAAGATCTGCTACAATTACTTCGACCTGGACCGCCGGGCGCCCAAGATCCTGGAGTGCCTGCACACGTTCTGCGAGGAGTGCCTGAACACGCTGCACCTCCGGGAGGAGCGGCCGTGGCGCATCAGCTGCCCGCTGTGTCGACACCGCACGCCGGTGCCGGATTACCGGATCCGGAACCTGCCCAACAACACCAAAGTGACGGAGGACTTCCCGCTCTACATCGACTCGGACCCCCTGCCCCAGGACGCCCTGCCGCCGCAGCCTCCGCCGCCGCACCCGGCGCTCGTCGCCCTCCGCCGGGAGGAGGCGTCGGGAGACGGCCGGGCCGCCccgtccgccgccgccgcctccgcgGCCACCGCCCTCTCCCAGGACTCGGTCCGCTACGACAGCTGTCAGAGCTGCAAGAGGGTGGCCCTGACCACCGGATGCGTGTGCGTCATCTTCTCCTTCCTGTCCATGCTGGTCTTGCTCTTCATGGGTCTCATCTTCGTGCACAGCCACAGCGTCCCCCCCTCCCCGGCGGGACCCATCTGCCTGTCGGTGGCCAGCATCCTGGCCATGTTCTCCGTGGTGGTCACGTGGCTCATCTGCTGGCTCAAGTACAGACCCGACCGTGACGCCGGACGGTCTTCCGCCACCGGAAACTCCCGGAGGAACGCCTGA